A single region of the Pontimicrobium sp. SW4 genome encodes:
- a CDS encoding GNAT family protein encodes MKAPTLENERVKLSLLDLSNYKNLIEIASQDNLIQYSPSDISTPEKLKAYVQVAVDGYYHKTIIPFIIYDKQTQTYAGSTRFGLINWKNKVLHIGWTWVGKQFQGTGLNTHMKFLMLQYAFETLEFDKVEFRIDERNVASRKAVEKLNAKLEGILRKDTLMQDGYKRSTCCYGILKDEWPEIKVSIFKRF; translated from the coding sequence ATGAAAGCACCAACATTAGAAAACGAGCGAGTTAAACTTTCGCTATTAGATTTAAGCAATTATAAAAATCTCATTGAGATTGCTAGTCAAGACAACTTAATACAATATTCGCCAAGCGATATTTCGACTCCTGAAAAATTAAAAGCCTACGTACAAGTTGCAGTAGATGGTTATTATCATAAAACTATTATTCCATTTATTATTTATGATAAACAAACTCAAACTTATGCTGGAAGTACACGTTTTGGGCTTATTAATTGGAAAAATAAGGTGCTACATATTGGTTGGACATGGGTAGGGAAGCAATTTCAAGGCACAGGGTTAAATACCCATATGAAGTTTTTAATGCTGCAATACGCATTTGAAACACTTGAATTTGATAAAGTAGAATTTAGAATTGATGAGCGCAACGTGGCCTCACGAAAAGCAGTTGAAAAACTTAATGCAAAACTCGAGGGTATCCTACGTAAAGACACGTTAATGCAAGACGGTTATAAACGTAGTACATGCTGTTATGGCATTTTAAAAGATGAATGGCCTGAGATCAAAGTTTCAATTTTTAAAAGATTCTAA
- a CDS encoding pyridoxamine 5'-phosphate oxidase family protein — MEIQNIDKLRELYEKPKGRAKVKSLPTLEKHSINFISKSPFLIISTSSKQYKMDASPRGGAPGFVKVIDNNTIIIPDAKGNNRVDSLSNITETGQIGLLFLISGVDETLRINGKALISSNKDYLNLFSSERKRPKVCLVVTVEEMFLHCAKALMRSKLWSEETKINRSELPSMGQMMKDQLNDDKPVESQEAMIERYQKDL; from the coding sequence ATGGAAATACAAAATATTGATAAACTTCGAGAATTATATGAGAAACCTAAGGGAAGAGCTAAAGTTAAATCACTACCAACTTTAGAGAAACACTCAATTAACTTTATTAGTAAATCTCCTTTTTTAATAATTTCTACTTCAAGTAAACAATATAAAATGGATGCCTCCCCAAGAGGAGGAGCACCAGGGTTTGTAAAAGTAATAGATAACAATACTATTATTATTCCAGATGCTAAAGGGAATAATAGAGTTGATAGTTTATCTAATATCACTGAAACGGGTCAAATAGGTCTTCTATTCTTAATTTCTGGAGTTGATGAAACTTTACGTATTAATGGTAAGGCATTAATTTCTTCAAATAAAGATTACTTAAATTTATTTTCTTCAGAGAGAAAACGCCCAAAAGTATGCCTAGTTGTAACTGTAGAAGAAATGTTTTTGCATTGTGCAAAGGCTTTAATGCGATCTAAATTATGGTCTGAAGAAACAAAAATCAATCGTTCTGAATTACCGTCAATGGGTCAAATGATGAAAGATCAGCTTAATGATGATAAACCAGTAGAATCTCAAGAAGCTATGATTGAGCGTTATCAAAAAGATTTATAA
- a CDS encoding lipase family protein, with protein sequence MNFKYLLLLFVLTFTGCSADQNDDNIIVLSQNRGDIVSVTKIGAYTPDQIKQVMQSQGYDISILDHLTYSVEFNKVVYLTTNQNGDLVEVSGTVLIPQTQEAFPLFSIQHGVEFHRNNVTSVRGADIGEGLVGLVMASLGFATTIPDYLGYGESTVIHPYIHAKLTATTTIDLIRAAKKHLSSTNVSLNNQLFLYGYSEGGYATLATQKEIEQNYSDEFSITAAAAAAGPYDILESVKREFENKDYPYMPNIALLFTAYNEYYEWNKLDEIFNAPYAQKMTSLFSGNWSNQEIENQLPSSFEELMKPSFVESVLNGSATDVISAFTENTLLDWTPRSPIRFYHGDEDQIVPYHNALTAYENLTSAGGEVELITLNGKNHGNANVFSIIGAMEWFYQLKQ encoded by the coding sequence ATGAATTTCAAATACTTACTATTACTATTTGTACTTACTTTTACTGGATGTTCCGCGGACCAAAACGACGATAATATTATTGTTCTTTCGCAAAATCGAGGTGATATTGTTAGTGTTACTAAAATTGGCGCTTATACTCCAGATCAAATTAAACAAGTCATGCAGTCCCAAGGGTATGATATATCTATTTTAGATCATCTTACTTATTCTGTAGAGTTCAACAAAGTTGTTTATTTAACTACCAATCAAAATGGTGATTTGGTTGAAGTATCTGGGACTGTATTGATTCCACAAACTCAGGAAGCATTTCCTCTTTTCAGTATTCAACATGGCGTTGAATTTCACCGTAATAATGTAACTTCAGTTAGAGGTGCAGATATTGGAGAAGGCTTAGTAGGTTTAGTTATGGCTTCTTTAGGGTTTGCCACAACCATACCTGATTATTTAGGTTATGGAGAATCGACAGTTATACATCCCTACATTCATGCTAAATTAACAGCAACCACCACAATAGATTTAATTAGGGCTGCAAAGAAACACCTATCATCGACTAATGTTTCTTTAAATAATCAACTGTTTTTATATGGTTATTCAGAAGGAGGCTATGCAACTCTAGCTACACAAAAGGAAATAGAACAAAACTATTCCGATGAATTTTCTATTACTGCAGCAGCAGCAGCAGCTGGACCGTATGATATACTAGAATCTGTTAAAAGAGAATTTGAAAATAAAGATTATCCTTATATGCCTAATATCGCTTTACTTTTTACAGCATATAATGAATATTATGAATGGAATAAACTTGATGAGATTTTTAATGCTCCTTATGCACAAAAAATGACTTCGCTATTTAGTGGGAATTGGTCAAATCAAGAAATTGAAAACCAACTTCCTTCCTCTTTTGAAGAACTCATGAAGCCTTCGTTTGTTGAAAGTGTTCTTAATGGGAGTGCTACTGATGTTATAAGTGCATTTACAGAAAACACATTGTTGGACTGGACTCCAAGATCTCCAATTCGTTTTTATCATGGAGATGAAGATCAAATTGTTCCTTATCATAATGCGTTAACAGCTTATGAAAACTTAACCTCTGCAGGAGGGGAAGTAGAATTAATTACTCTTAATGGTAAAAATCACGGGAATGCTAATGTATTCTCAATTATTGGTGCTATGGAGTGGTTTTATCAATTAAAACAATAA
- a CDS encoding YtxH domain-containing protein: MIHKGAIVLGVLIGAAAGVLLAPEKGSITRDNLKREAKDIKEKLSKDFTEVKDDLSKTAKSGKETFKKEFKVVKSKASYKTEQAITFLEKQLAILKEKNKSFQGTS, from the coding sequence ATGATACATAAAGGAGCTATAGTGTTAGGTGTACTAATTGGAGCAGCAGCAGGTGTTTTATTGGCACCAGAAAAAGGAAGTATTACAAGAGACAATCTTAAAAGAGAAGCAAAGGATATAAAAGAGAAATTATCTAAAGATTTTACAGAGGTTAAAGACGATTTATCTAAAACAGCAAAATCTGGTAAGGAAACCTTTAAAAAAGAATTTAAAGTTGTTAAATCTAAAGCAAGTTATAAAACAGAACAAGCCATTACATTTTTAGAAAAACAGTTAGCAATTTTAAAGGAAAAGAATAAATCGTTTCAAGGTACTAGTTAG
- a CDS encoding nitronate monooxygenase, which translates to MAAKLTELLQITYPVIQAPMFLVSNTRMVIEAMKGGIAGCIPALNYRTLDELRAAIKELKEAKPKGGSFGFNLIVNKSNVKYKGQLEVICEEGCDFIITSLGSPEETIKQAHKAGIKVFCDVVDLKFAKKVEDLSADAIIAVNNQAGGHRGDKSPEELIKQLVANCNIPIISAGGVGCKADIDKMLSYGAAGVSVGSPFIASIEASVTDEYKQACVEYGADDIVVTERISGTPCTVINTPYVKKIGTKATWIESLLNKNRKLKKWVKMIRFSIGMKATEKAAKKVTYKTVWVAGPSIEYTNEILPTKSIVERLVK; encoded by the coding sequence ATGGCAGCAAAACTTACAGAACTTCTCCAAATCACCTATCCAGTTATCCAAGCCCCAATGTTTTTGGTTTCTAATACTAGAATGGTGATTGAAGCTATGAAAGGTGGTATTGCTGGTTGTATTCCTGCATTAAATTACAGAACACTAGATGAGTTAAGAGCTGCTATTAAAGAGTTAAAGGAAGCTAAACCTAAAGGAGGTTCATTTGGATTTAACTTAATTGTAAACAAATCTAATGTCAAGTATAAAGGGCAGTTAGAAGTTATATGCGAAGAAGGCTGCGATTTTATTATTACATCTTTAGGTAGCCCAGAAGAAACAATAAAACAAGCCCATAAAGCTGGGATTAAAGTGTTTTGTGACGTAGTAGATTTAAAATTTGCTAAAAAAGTTGAGGATTTAAGCGCAGATGCTATAATCGCAGTAAATAATCAAGCTGGAGGACATAGAGGAGATAAGTCTCCAGAAGAGTTAATTAAGCAGTTAGTTGCAAATTGTAATATTCCTATCATTTCAGCTGGAGGTGTTGGTTGTAAAGCAGATATTGATAAAATGCTGAGCTACGGTGCAGCTGGAGTTTCGGTTGGAAGTCCGTTTATAGCTTCTATTGAAGCTAGCGTTACTGACGAATATAAGCAAGCTTGCGTAGAATATGGTGCGGATGATATAGTAGTCACTGAGCGTATATCTGGAACACCATGTACTGTTATTAATACACCTTATGTGAAAAAAATTGGTACAAAAGCGACGTGGATAGAATCACTTTTAAACAAGAATAGAAAACTCAAAAAGTGGGTTAAAATGATTCGGTTTTCCATTGGAATGAAAGCCACTGAAAAAGCTGCTAAAAAAGTTACATATAAGACTGTTTGGGTTGCTGGGCCAAGTATAGAGTATACAAACGAGATTTTACCAACAAAAAGTATTGTTGAGCGCTTGGTTAAATAA
- a CDS encoding helix-turn-helix domain-containing protein codes for MEIAKTLYFFAGIQGIILSLILLFSKKHGKTKANKFLAVFLFLFSFNILRNYFSGYHFNSVKNYPIIYLTTWSFVSFFGPFFYLYVKSLAGLDIHLSKTIKKHFIIPIIYFFFLFYAGIKGIVTDEQASKLFIERYIYLAFQVFIVFQLLAYLILSLRIIWKYHKRLHNQFSNIDKLKLNWLFQFTLGLLIIYILWIALMGGDLLIFKENIAISDYVINLFWAISAIYVYWIGYYALLKPEIFIKLNSSRLKTNSSNILLNDQEIKEYKLKLIELLEKEKVFLNGSLTVNQLAKKLKTSSKITSQVINIGFEKTFYDLINYYRIEEVKLNLLDASYANYTLEAIALSSGFKSSTTFNRLFKSYTKQTPNQYRNTHLK; via the coding sequence ATGGAAATAGCTAAAACACTTTACTTTTTTGCAGGAATACAGGGCATTATATTAAGCTTAATTCTTCTTTTCTCAAAAAAGCATGGTAAGACAAAGGCAAATAAGTTTTTAGCTGTATTCCTTTTTTTATTCTCCTTTAATATCTTAAGAAATTATTTTTCTGGCTATCATTTTAACTCAGTAAAGAACTACCCAATTATTTATTTAACTACTTGGAGCTTTGTTAGTTTCTTTGGGCCTTTTTTTTATTTGTATGTAAAGTCTTTAGCTGGTCTTGATATACATTTAAGCAAAACAATTAAAAAACATTTTATCATTCCAATAATATATTTCTTTTTTTTGTTTTATGCAGGTATAAAAGGAATAGTAACAGATGAACAGGCTAGTAAACTCTTTATAGAACGATATATATATTTAGCATTTCAAGTTTTTATTGTTTTTCAACTTTTAGCTTATTTAATCTTGTCATTAAGGATAATTTGGAAATATCATAAAAGGCTACACAATCAATTCTCTAATATTGATAAATTAAAACTGAACTGGTTATTTCAATTCACTCTAGGTTTATTAATTATATATATCCTTTGGATTGCTCTTATGGGAGGAGATCTTCTTATATTCAAGGAAAACATAGCTATTTCTGATTATGTCATTAATTTATTTTGGGCTATTTCCGCTATTTATGTGTATTGGATTGGTTACTATGCTTTACTAAAACCTGAAATTTTTATTAAGCTAAATAGCTCCAGATTAAAGACAAACTCCTCGAATATTCTTTTAAATGACCAAGAGATCAAAGAGTATAAACTTAAACTAATAGAACTTTTAGAAAAAGAAAAGGTTTTTTTAAATGGATCACTTACTGTTAATCAGCTAGCAAAAAAATTAAAAACAAGCTCAAAAATCACTTCGCAAGTAATCAATATCGGGTTTGAAAAGACTTTTTATGATCTTATAAATTATTATAGGATAGAAGAGGTAAAACTCAATTTACTGGATGCTAGTTATGCTAATTATACCTTAGAAGCGATTGCATTAAGTTCAGGTTTTAAATCCTCAACTACTTTTAATAGGTTGTTTAAATCTTATACCAAGCAAACACCTAACCAGTATAGAAACACTCATTTAAAATAG
- a CDS encoding AraC family transcriptional regulator, with protein MRIKDSNRIIYQQHLNRVIEYIHDNLDTKIDIKTLADISNFSPFHFHRISRALLGESIGAYITRVKVETAAKMIRYTKLSIEEIAFSVGFEATSSLSKAFKNYFGISPSAYRKDKLYTIKTMNIMKTTLNIKKPKIIDLVDQNCIYYRMQGPYQSLDYGKAWKILWNQIKTQKLFTKGIQHIGLPYDDPKVTDEDKLRYDACLIIHKNAKPNGEVGFKTLNGGKFAVFLYQGSYKYFSQVYDYIFNEWLMDTNYELRDEPVRERYISHPDRVAENKLKTEFYLPIK; from the coding sequence ATGCGAATTAAAGATTCTAATAGAATTATTTACCAGCAACATCTAAATCGCGTTATAGAATATATCCATGACAATTTAGATACTAAAATAGATATAAAAACTCTAGCTGATATTTCAAATTTTTCACCATTTCATTTTCATAGAATTAGTAGAGCTCTTTTGGGTGAATCCATTGGAGCATACATTACCAGAGTTAAGGTTGAAACTGCCGCAAAAATGATACGTTACACAAAATTAAGTATTGAAGAAATTGCCTTTAGTGTTGGTTTTGAAGCGACTTCATCACTTTCAAAAGCATTCAAAAATTATTTCGGAATTTCACCATCTGCTTATAGAAAAGACAAACTATATACAATAAAAACAATGAACATTATGAAAACAACTTTAAACATTAAAAAGCCTAAAATTATTGACCTTGTAGACCAAAACTGCATCTATTACCGTATGCAAGGTCCTTACCAATCACTAGATTATGGTAAAGCGTGGAAAATATTGTGGAATCAAATAAAAACTCAAAAATTGTTCACAAAAGGAATTCAACACATAGGCTTACCATATGATGACCCAAAAGTAACAGACGAAGACAAGCTACGTTATGATGCTTGCCTTATAATACATAAGAATGCCAAACCAAATGGAGAGGTTGGTTTTAAAACACTTAACGGAGGGAAATTTGCTGTGTTTTTATATCAAGGGTCGTATAAATACTTTTCGCAAGTATATGACTATATTTTTAACGAATGGTTAATGGATACCAATTATGAACTAAGAGACGAACCAGTACGAGAACGCTATATAAGTCATCCTGATCGTGTAGCAGAAAATAAGCTAAAAACAGAATTTTATCTACCAATAAAGTAA
- the dnaK gene encoding molecular chaperone DnaK → MSKIIGIDLGTTNSCVSVMEGNEPVVIPNAEGKRTTPSVIAFVEGGEIKVGDPAKRQAVTNPTKTVYSIKRFMGNKYSESKKEAERVPYKVVKGDNDTPRVDIDGRLYTPQELSAMILQKMKKTAEDYLGTTVSEAVITVPAYFNDSQRQATKEAGEIAGLKVRRIINEPTAAALAYGMDKKGKDQKIVVFDFGGGTHDVSILELGDGVFEVLSTDGDTHLGGDDVDQKIINWLADEFKAEESMDLREDPMSLQRLKEAAEKAKIELSSSAQTEINLPYITATASGPKHLVRTLTRSKFEQLIDDLVKRTIEPCASALKAAGLSKSDIDEVILVGGSTRIPAVQEAVEKFFGKAPSKGVNPDEVVSLGAGIQGGVLTGDVKDVLLLDVTPLSLGIETMGNVMTKLIEANTTIPTKKSQVFSTAADNQPSVEIHVLQGERAMAADNKTIGRFHLDGIPPARRGTPQIEVTFDIDANGIIKVSATDKATNKTQDIRIEASSGLTEEEIQKMKADAEANAEADKAAVESAQKLNEADSMIFQTEKQLEEFGDKLSEDKKKPIEDALEELKKAYETKDLEVITPALDKINEAWKVASEEMYKAQAEAQQGGEAPGPDASQNGQEEGSDVEDVDFEEVK, encoded by the coding sequence ATGAGTAAAATTATTGGAATTGACTTAGGAACAACAAACTCTTGTGTTTCTGTTATGGAAGGTAACGAACCTGTAGTAATCCCAAATGCAGAAGGAAAGCGTACAACACCATCTGTAATTGCCTTTGTAGAAGGTGGTGAAATTAAGGTTGGTGATCCAGCGAAACGTCAAGCAGTAACAAACCCAACTAAAACAGTTTATTCAATTAAACGTTTTATGGGTAATAAGTATTCTGAGTCTAAAAAAGAAGCAGAGCGTGTACCATATAAAGTGGTAAAAGGGGACAATGATACACCTCGAGTAGATATCGATGGACGTCTATATACACCTCAAGAATTATCGGCTATGATTCTTCAAAAAATGAAGAAAACAGCCGAAGACTATTTAGGAACAACAGTAAGCGAGGCAGTTATTACTGTACCAGCTTATTTTAACGATTCACAACGTCAAGCTACAAAAGAAGCAGGAGAAATTGCAGGATTAAAGGTTCGTAGAATTATTAACGAACCAACAGCTGCAGCTCTAGCTTATGGAATGGATAAAAAAGGAAAAGACCAAAAAATAGTAGTATTTGATTTTGGTGGTGGAACACATGATGTATCTATCCTTGAATTAGGTGATGGTGTATTTGAAGTATTGTCTACCGATGGAGATACACATTTAGGTGGTGACGATGTAGATCAAAAGATTATTAACTGGTTAGCAGATGAATTTAAAGCGGAAGAATCTATGGATTTGAGAGAAGATCCAATGTCTTTGCAACGTTTAAAAGAAGCTGCTGAAAAAGCGAAGATTGAATTATCATCGTCTGCTCAAACAGAAATTAACTTACCATATATTACAGCTACTGCTAGTGGACCAAAACACTTGGTTCGTACCTTAACACGTTCAAAATTCGAGCAATTAATTGACGATTTAGTAAAACGTACTATCGAACCTTGCGCATCTGCATTAAAAGCAGCAGGTTTAAGCAAAAGTGATATTGATGAAGTTATTTTAGTAGGTGGTTCTACACGTATTCCTGCTGTACAAGAGGCTGTTGAGAAATTCTTCGGAAAAGCACCAAGTAAAGGTGTAAACCCTGATGAAGTTGTATCTCTTGGTGCTGGTATCCAAGGTGGTGTATTAACTGGAGATGTTAAAGATGTATTGCTTCTTGATGTAACACCTTTATCGCTTGGTATTGAAACAATGGGTAACGTTATGACGAAGCTTATTGAAGCTAATACAACGATTCCTACTAAGAAGTCGCAAGTATTTTCAACCGCTGCCGATAATCAGCCTTCAGTAGAGATTCATGTACTGCAAGGGGAAAGAGCGATGGCTGCTGATAATAAAACGATTGGACGTTTTCACTTAGATGGAATTCCACCAGCAAGACGTGGTACGCCTCAAATTGAAGTAACATTTGATATTGATGCGAATGGTATTATTAAAGTGTCTGCTACAGATAAAGCAACAAATAAAACACAAGATATTCGTATTGAAGCATCGTCTGGATTAACTGAAGAAGAAATTCAAAAAATGAAAGCTGATGCAGAAGCGAATGCTGAAGCTGATAAAGCAGCAGTAGAAAGTGCTCAAAAATTAAATGAAGCAGATTCTATGATCTTTCAAACTGAAAAGCAATTAGAAGAGTTTGGTGATAAATTATCAGAAGATAAGAAGAAACCAATTGAAGATGCTTTAGAAGAATTGAAGAAAGCCTATGAAACTAAAGATTTAGAAGTTATTACGCCTGCTTTAGATAAAATTAATGAAGCTTGGAAAGTAGCAAGCGAAGAAATGTATAAAGCACAAGCTGAAGCACAACAAGGAGGAGAAGCTCCAGGACCTGATGCTAGTCAAAATGGGCAAGAAGAAGGTAGTGATGTGGAAGACGTAGACTTCGAAGAAGTCAAGTAG
- a CDS encoding S41 family peptidase: MVKENLRQALLFVITLFISTNLIAQKKTQEEVNQQELNVLIDSISQLVKKYYITLEDGNKMSELLLSKNKNKEYNNLIKPYELATQLTTDLQSINGDLHMNVSFTPPNISPDIKTRPLRVDEKGMWSNYGFQEVKVLDGNIGYLKVSHFTKWEHFDEAKKVVTKSFNFLSNTDALIIDVRNNGGGFEAIVAYVISYLFDEEPIHLSDYYERHNNARYGIWTTKDIPGKKMPNVPVYVLVNDRTGSAAESLAYMLKHLDRAIIIGEVTRGAGNGAMKHKLSERFSVTIASEETINTITKTSFEQVGVIPNIKSSSDNSFSVAYKLALDYLAKNNFKNVHPSNYSNIKNFIPQEKVSNDTDIESYEKYVGTYKSLSIEIKIFLNGKTLFAQMKGNGSKFKLIPNGDNTFIVADIKERVEFVMNNNNEVVKLIGIDSPMDLNKVK, encoded by the coding sequence ATGGTAAAAGAAAATCTAAGACAGGCATTGTTATTTGTTATAACGCTTTTTATTAGTACTAATTTAATTGCTCAGAAAAAAACTCAAGAAGAGGTTAATCAACAAGAATTAAATGTATTAATAGATTCAATATCTCAGTTAGTTAAAAAGTATTACATAACACTAGAAGATGGTAATAAGATGAGTGAGCTATTACTTTCTAAAAACAAAAACAAAGAATACAACAATTTGATTAAGCCTTATGAGTTAGCCACTCAGTTAACTACGGATTTACAATCAATAAATGGGGATTTACATATGAATGTAAGTTTTACACCACCAAATATTTCTCCAGATATTAAAACTCGCCCACTACGTGTTGATGAAAAAGGAATGTGGAGCAATTACGGGTTTCAAGAAGTTAAAGTATTAGATGGAAATATTGGTTATCTAAAAGTATCTCATTTTACAAAATGGGAACATTTTGATGAAGCCAAAAAGGTTGTTACCAAATCGTTCAATTTTTTAAGCAACACAGATGCCCTTATTATAGATGTTAGAAATAACGGAGGAGGATTTGAAGCAATAGTTGCGTATGTAATTAGTTACTTATTTGATGAAGAACCAATCCATTTGTCAGATTATTATGAAAGGCATAATAATGCAAGGTATGGAATTTGGACTACAAAAGATATCCCTGGCAAAAAAATGCCTAATGTCCCTGTTTATGTTTTAGTAAATGATCGAACTGGTTCAGCTGCAGAATCTTTAGCTTATATGCTCAAACATTTGGATAGAGCAATAATAATAGGAGAAGTGACTAGAGGAGCTGGAAATGGTGCAATGAAGCATAAGTTATCAGAAAGATTTTCGGTTACTATTGCAAGTGAAGAAACTATAAATACTATTACTAAAACAAGTTTCGAGCAAGTTGGTGTAATTCCGAATATAAAATCGTCTAGTGATAATTCATTTTCTGTCGCATATAAGTTAGCTTTAGATTATTTGGCAAAGAATAATTTTAAGAATGTGCATCCATCTAATTATAGTAATATTAAAAACTTTATTCCTCAAGAAAAAGTGTCTAATGATACTGATATAGAATCATATGAAAAGTATGTCGGGACTTATAAAAGTCTTAGTATTGAAATTAAAATATTCCTCAATGGAAAAACTCTTTTTGCTCAGATGAAAGGAAATGGAAGCAAATTTAAATTAATCCCAAATGGCGATAATACTTTTATAGTTGCTGATATTAAAGAACGTGTAGAGTTTGTAATGAATAACAACAATGAGGTTGTGAAACTTATAGGTATTGATTCTCCAATGGATTTAAATAAAGTAAAATAG
- a CDS encoding lipocalin family protein, protein MKKVSPLLVLVSIISIYSCSIEEAPSINSEYILGTWVGEDLDYSGSTVTEISGQTVTADFVGEAYDLDFTLTFSENPKEISTSGSYSVELTTTIEGQVSVTNVENIQFLNDGTWTKSGDEVTIIYNGRTSVFRIIELTEDSLILSLPTVEDLSQGGAIITTTIDMTITFSK, encoded by the coding sequence ATGAAGAAAGTTAGTCCACTACTCGTTTTAGTATCTATTATTTCTATCTATTCATGCTCTATAGAAGAAGCTCCGAGTATAAATTCTGAGTATATTTTAGGAACCTGGGTTGGTGAAGACCTAGATTATTCTGGATCTACTGTGACAGAGATTTCAGGGCAAACTGTAACAGCAGATTTCGTTGGAGAAGCATACGATTTGGATTTTACATTAACTTTTTCAGAGAACCCTAAGGAAATATCTACTAGCGGTTCATACAGTGTTGAGTTAACTACAACAATTGAAGGCCAAGTGTCAGTCACAAATGTAGAGAATATTCAATTTTTGAATGATGGGACATGGACAAAATCTGGAGATGAAGTTACTATTATTTATAATGGAAGAACATCAGTTTTTAGAATAATTGAGCTTACGGAAGATTCTTTAATTTTATCTCTTCCGACTGTTGAAGATTTATCACAGGGAGGAGCTATAATTACCACTACAATAGATATGACTATTACGTTTTCTAAATAA
- a CDS encoding AraC family transcriptional regulator codes for MKILNIGEYTGEIIHRLNVEGSIITNTHYSIKENNNDWHYHENLHICYVYEGGRADTLKESQYTQKGGSIFFYHSGEKHRWTPSSIISKSANIEVSSKFLDKYERSEDDIKNALNQNIAAKTLILKMQHEMLLNDISSSNSVHTLLLELVNDSKKIEFSAMPNWVIRLTELLHEDWNEPTSLSYLALNVGVHPVTISKNFRKYFSCTLGEYQRRIRIEKSIELIKNSNISLSEIAHLCGFADQSHFIRNFKQLTGFLPKHFQKF; via the coding sequence ATGAAAATTTTAAATATAGGGGAATATACAGGTGAGATAATACATAGACTTAATGTAGAGGGGAGTATTATTACAAATACACATTATTCAATAAAAGAGAATAATAATGATTGGCATTATCATGAAAATCTGCACATTTGTTATGTTTATGAAGGAGGAAGGGCAGATACATTAAAGGAATCTCAATACACTCAAAAAGGAGGTTCAATATTTTTTTACCATTCTGGTGAAAAGCACCGTTGGACACCCTCAAGTATTATTTCTAAGAGTGCTAATATTGAAGTTAGCAGTAAGTTTTTAGATAAATATGAACGATCGGAGGATGATATTAAGAATGCCTTAAATCAAAATATAGCGGCAAAAACACTAATATTAAAAATGCAACATGAAATGCTTTTGAATGATATTAGTAGCAGTAATTCTGTCCATACATTGTTATTAGAGTTAGTTAATGACTCAAAGAAGATTGAGTTTAGTGCCATGCCAAATTGGGTAATTCGTTTAACTGAGTTGCTACATGAAGATTGGAATGAGCCAACATCCTTATCTTATTTGGCACTTAATGTTGGGGTTCATCCTGTTACAATTTCAAAAAATTTCAGAAAATACTTTTCTTGTACATTAGGTGAGTACCAAAGAAGAATACGTATTGAAAAGAGTATTGAACTAATTAAAAATAGTAATATATCACTATCCGAAATTGCTCATTTATGTGGGTTTGCAGACCAAAGTCATTTTATTAGGAATTTTAAGCAATTAACAGGTTTCTTACCTAAGCATTTTCAAAAGTTTTAA